The Balneola vulgaris DSM 17893 DNA window CTGAAATGTAAATGGAATGGTTCCGTCTAAGGCACCAATAGTAAACACCCCGTTATAACGTTCACTAAAATTGGTTTCAATTCTAGAGGCTATATACGTTTTAACACTGTCGAGTTGAACTAAACCTAAAATTATTCCACTAAAAATGAGTATAGAAAGGGCTACCCCCATTATAGTGGCCCAAAATACATTCCAAGTTTTATGTAACCAACGAATAACTGGCACTAATTGAATTCCTCTAAAGTGTATGCCCAAGCTTCATCAATAAGCTTAGTGTCCTTAAATAATTTTGTAAAAGGCTTTTCAAGCTCACTCACCAATACAAGTTTTACTACCCCATCACTTACTTTTTTATCATGCAGCATTAAAGCCGTAAGCTCACTTGGTGTATTTGATACCTGTAACTTTGATGTATACAACGGTCGGAAAGTAGATAAATTTGAGTGATTGATGGGGTGGCCTAATTTTTGTGAAACATAAACCGCAGCCCACATTCCCATAAACACAGCTTCACCATGCGAATACTGTTTGTAGTTACCTACCCGCTCTATAACATGAGCAAATGTGTGCCCAAAATTTAAAAACTCTCGAATACCGGCTTCCTTTACATCTTCTGCTACAACATCAACTTTTATATGAGCACTTCTATGAATGATTTGTTCCCAGCCTTTATAATCCGTTGCTGAAACCTTAAATGATGTCTCATCGAGTAAATCAAACAAGGATGCATCCCTTATCATTGCATACTTAATCACTTCACTTAAGCCAATAATCCATTGCTGCTCTGATAGGGTTTCTAGAAATTTTAAATCAGCAAATACAGCTTTAGGCTGATAGAAAGCACCAATGAGGTTTTTACCCACGGTATGATTAATTCCAGTTTTACCTCCTATTGAGCTATCAACCATAGCCAATAAGGTAGTTGGTATATGAATGAGGGGAAGTCCACGCAAACAAGAAGCGGCAACAAAGCCCGCCAAATCTCCCACAACACCACCACCTACCGCTAATACAGGGGTTTTACGATCAACTCCAGATTCCAGAACCAAGTCGAGTATTTTTTCAAAATGCTCTAAGCTCTTACTATGTTCCCCTTCAGGAACTACATATGTGATAACCTGATCAAAATGCTTGTTTACTGCGTCTACAAAGTAATTAGCGTGCAGCTTATTAACGTTTTCATCTACAATTAAAATGGATTTTCGAGTAGTGAATTGCGCCCCTAAATAATCAAATAGTTCGGCTCGAAGATCATATCCTGTATGAATAGAATATTGCTCTGAATGATTAATATTCAGAGTTATTTGATTACACATGTTGTTTAATTTTTTCAATCAGGGCTTCAGCTAAACTTTCTGTTCTATCATAGCCATTCACCTTGAGCTTTATTTGAGCTTGGTTGTAGCTATCTAAACGACTCAAATATAAGGTATTTAGTTCATTTTTAAGTATTTCCTTCGACTTTAATTCTCCTGCTTCATTTAGCAAAATTGGTCGATTTTTATTCTTACTAATTCGATCTAAGATATCCTCTAAAGGAAGTTCTAAATAGATGAGTAATCCATGGAGTTTTAGATGGTCTATAATAAACTGAGATTGCAAGGTTCCGCCTCCCAAAGCAACAACTCCTTTGAAGCTTTTAGCCACTTCCATAGCACATTTTTGCTCTACTTCTCGGAAATACTCTTCCCCTTTGGTGTTAAATATTTGGGGTATT harbors:
- the aroB gene encoding 3-dehydroquinate synthase produces the protein MCNQITLNINHSEQYSIHTGYDLRAELFDYLGAQFTTRKSILIVDENVNKLHANYFVDAVNKHFDQVITYVVPEGEHSKSLEHFEKILDLVLESGVDRKTPVLAVGGGVVGDLAGFVAASCLRGLPLIHIPTTLLAMVDSSIGGKTGINHTVGKNLIGAFYQPKAVFADLKFLETLSEQQWIIGLSEVIKYAMIRDASLFDLLDETSFKVSATDYKGWEQIIHRSAHIKVDVVAEDVKEAGIREFLNFGHTFAHVIERVGNYKQYSHGEAVFMGMWAAVYVSQKLGHPINHSNLSTFRPLYTSKLQVSNTPSELTALMLHDKKVSDGVVKLVLVSELEKPFTKLFKDTKLIDEAWAYTLEEFN
- a CDS encoding shikimate kinase, giving the protein MNEHRLKKFDGNFFLCGFMGAGKSTLGRALAQRLGEPFLDLDKYIEAKEYLTIPQIFNTKGEEYFREVEQKCAMEVAKSFKGVVALGGGTLQSQFIIDHLKLHGLLIYLELPLEDILDRISKNKNRPILLNEAGELKSKEILKNELNTLYLSRLDSYNQAQIKLKVNGYDRTESLAEALIEKIKQHV